The sequence AATTTTGAATCCCGGATTTCTCCATACTAACTAGCTAAACgtgactctttttttttaatataaatttatttctgatttttcgcttttttctcccaatttagtggccaatcgatccctattttaattcaaacacccaccctcgcactgtatgcgttcgccaactgcatctctccggtcggcagtttcgaaggagaccgcctcgccactttcgtgacaaggcgactccaagccgaaccactgtttttccgacacacacagagacgcattcacgtgacgaacacaagccgactccgcccccctcccgaagacagcgttgccaatgatcgctgcttcgtcgagtccggccatagtcggatctgacgagaccggggcgcgaaccccagtccccagtgggcaactgcatcgacacagagccgatgcttagaccgctacgccaccgcggacctaaACGTGACTCTTTTAACTAGCTAATTCATGTtaatcctcgtcgccactgttgtatctctactttactactgaattaaGCATCTTATACAGAATTTAATCTCAATTACTTGGACGACACATCGAATTTGCGGTCTCTTGCTGAGCGCGCTTTATAAGAGAACGAACTTGCACGAGCGTACCCACAATGCCCTTGCCTTCCTGAGGGGCGTGGTAACCATAGACATGACAGATAGGGTTGTCTGAAAGGACTtcattgaaaagaaaaaaaaaggcagaatCCTCTGTGTTTCTTTTATTGATTTTAAAAAGCAAGAGATGCCAATACAAAGTATATATTCACGTATTAGCCTGAAATAATCTCAGATCTCACTGATGTGTTTCGTATCCTGCAGAAGGACAGATATCATTCAGTGTTCAGCAGAAAAGGTCTGGAAAATACATGTGTAGGAAGATACAACAAATACAATTTAAAAATAAATGTATGAAGTGTAGAAAAATACATCAGTGGAGAAGTCTAGAATTTAAAATGAAAAAGTCAAAATTGTTAAATTGTTACGAAGCTCCACAGCAATCAAAAATCCTCTACAGAACACGTCCCTTTTTCCTCACAGCTTCCCGCACAGGCTTAGGTTTCGAGTTTGTCTTTTTTAACCCCCTTCATTTGGTTTGGCTTTTTTGAGGAGATTGATGAGGGGGAGACGCTGCAGTGGCATCAGAGGTACAAGTTGTGTTGGCTCCACAACAACTTGTAAACTGAATGTGAGTCGACAGAGTGTACATATGCAATTAAGCCAGGCGGTGGGTTAGACCAAACACACgtgtaaaaatgtaaaaaaaaaaaaaaatgaggaaaaTTATTTTCTGCCCATCCTTTCATCACATCAGAGAGTGTGGCCCGAAGAATAAACTACCAACGTCTTACATTGTAAGAGTCACCTGCAAGGCAATCATTCCAGGTATTTTGACCTGATATTGTTTATGTAAAATGTTAGTTCATAAGAGCAGTTGAGCTGGGGTCCATCTTTGCAAAACAATATAAGAATGAACAATAAACAAAGTGTAAAGAGCATATAAAAAGAGAATTCATGTTAAAGAAATAAATGATATATCTTACCGTCACCTACAGTAGAGCTTATGCATTATTAATACAGTACAGCTTATACAGTAATCACCTGACATTCAATTATAACTTATTTTGCTTATATTATGCTATACAGAATTTTTAAGGATTCTGTATCTAAATGTGATATCATCACTGATGTCATGATATCACACAGATCAAGGGTTTACTTTCAGCGCCTTCATCAGTACGTTTTGAGCATCTTTGGCAAGTGCTGCAAGACAGTTATGCAGAAATGAATAAGTTGACGTAAAAGAAAGTGCTGATGCTGCTGCGATGCCAAATAGTGGAATAAATCTTGCCACTTCCTCCGCTACAGATAACGCCATTCCAGATGCAGACGTGGTTAATGCTTTAATAATCATCTCTTTGTTTATTTCTTTCAATACAAAAGGTGATCTCATGACTGCTTTTAAATCATCCAAAGGAGTCTTTGTGCTTCGTGCAAGTTTCTGCAGTGATTTGTTATCAAGACCGAAGCCCAACACATACTGATGGATGACGGTAACCAGAACGCTTGTATCAACCGCAAAAGAAAGGCCAGGGACTGGTGCAACTGCTATTAATGCAGATAATGAGGCACAATACTTTATTTTAGCTTGGAAAGCCTCTCTTCTCTTGTTGAGGATACCCTCGTTTATATTGGGAATGGCGAACAGCAGAGCATCCCTCTTGTGTTTAGGAAGTTCCTTCTCCAAGGTGTCCTCCAAGAGTTGGAAATCATACAGGCCGACATCAAAATTGGAGATCAGGAAGACTTTAGCAGATTTCATCCCATTATCTTGAAGACCTGGAGTATGTCACAAATGGATATATGACTTTTTCTCTTCAAATGgtaaaattacatcaaaacaaactatttaaaaaaaaataatgcccTAACGTCTCTTTTCCCATCTAACTATTAAAGAAGTATTATGATGATCACAACACCTTTAACGAAATGTTCTTAAATGTTTTTGAGGCTTTTAAGGAATCACATGAAAAATATAGTGCTACCATGTTCAGACCAAGAGATAGTATATGACTATAGCTGCTCATCTTCAAGTGAATGGCTTGACTTTTCAGCCACATTTGACACAGAACTGAAAGTATGGCAAACATCTCATGGATTTGCTCTCAGCTTTTACCTAAACACAACCAACAGTTATCACTGTTTCATGAGCAGCATAGCCCATGTCATTTGTGTTAACTGTATTGTGTTTAAATATCAACACAATCTGCTGTCATTGTAAACACCCATCTGCTGCTCTGTTGTAAGTGCATTATTTGCATTGTCTTGGTAGATCTGGATAATTGTGTATTCGCACAGCTACAttgtataataattataatagtaTTACAACGATTATGTCACATATTTTCTTTACGTTTTAGAAGAAGTAGAAAGCCacattatttgacattgtattcttacaatgaattagttctctgcatttaacccatcccattgtataggagcggtgggcagctgcagcactcggggaccaactccagttcttctttccattgccttgcccaggggcacagacaggagtattaaccctaacatgcatgtctttttgatggtggggggaaaccagagcaccgggaggaaatccacgcagacgcggggagaacatgcaaactccacacagaaaggacctgggatagtttgggtttcaaacccaggaccttcttgctgtgagtcaacagtgctaaccactggcctGCCTTGCCGCCATCTTTACGTTTTCATCCTGAAGGTTTTGCTTGGATGTTTTACTGTTATGGGTTGTATTTAAACCTCTACCTTGAAATTTCAAAAACGTTTTAACAATTTTCAATGTTGTTTACTTTCAAAATTATATTGGTGAGAGCACCCGCAGGTCAGCCGGCTACACTGTGTGTGACTACTGGCCATGATAAATAAACTTTAAGATACTAACCTTTACAACAATATTTCCTGATTTTGTCAAGCGTCTCAGCTTGATTGAAGTCCCTCTGACTTCTCTCTGCATCACGTAAATTGTTATCAATCTTAGAGCGGACAAAGTACAGCATCTTCCCCATTTTCTGGATGGCCAAAGCCAGCTTCACATCATTTTCTGTGAAACGATCAGctgagatgatgatgaaaaaaTCAAACTTCTCAAATCCAACATGCTTCAGGTATTTTTCAGCTGGGAACTTGGTGGTACCAATCCCAGGGAGATCCCACAGAACAACATTTGGATAGGATGGATGGGGGTACGGTGTAACCTCCATGGTGGTTTCCACACAACCAGTGGGAGCAGCTCCCTCATCCCTGTTGTCAATGCCTCTGAAGGCATTAACAAAGGTGGATTTACCAGAGCCTGAGTCTCCTGTAACGGCAATATTCAGTGGAATATCTTCCTGCTGTTTCAAATACTCTTGGATCTTCTGAGCAGCTGAAGCAGGATCATTGTTCTGAAGTGCCTCTGCTATTTCTTGTGTTGGTTCATTTTTGAAACGATTTTCCATGGCTATCCTGTAAAAGTTAAGGAAATGT is a genomic window of Lampris incognitus isolate fLamInc1 chromosome 14, fLamInc1.hap2, whole genome shotgun sequence containing:
- the LOC130123949 gene encoding interferon-inducible GTPase 5-like; this translates as MENRFKNEPTQEIAEALQNNDPASAAQKIQEYLKQQEDIPLNIAVTGDSGSGKSTFVNAFRGIDNRDEGAAPTGCVETTMEVTPYPHPSYPNVVLWDLPGIGTTKFPAEKYLKHVGFEKFDFFIIISADRFTENDVKLALAIQKMGKMLYFVRSKIDNNLRDAERSQRDFNQAETLDKIRKYCCKGLQDNGMKSAKVFLISNFDVGLYDFQLLEDTLEKELPKHKRDALLFAIPNINEGILNKRREAFQAKIKYCASLSALIAVAPVPGLSFAVDTSVLVTVIHQYVLGFGLDNKSLQKLARSTKTPLDDLKAVMRSPFVLKEINKEMIIKALTTSASGMALSVAEEVARFIPLFGIAAASALSFTSTYSFLHNCLAALAKDAQNVLMKALKVNP